The Schistocerca cancellata isolate TAMUIC-IGC-003103 chromosome 4, iqSchCanc2.1, whole genome shotgun sequence genome contains a region encoding:
- the LOC126184896 gene encoding uncharacterized protein LOC126184896, protein MPKSKPVPPEDLLIPPQDNRICGTICMCQMTAVLSSVALVYLTVAVYIPTLRAFQSGISETPVMCTTTRAWHRESCEWGTCGEWCLSKSSGACIQIYVNLRRNGSDLLFANCSQTANKTCYGIDQENAKKSRCIADECRNLTGTFNCTNGECINITDAFECVFKEVGPPLKCSGRRGKINCIDMAGLQTCVRGTCNKILTPYNCERRCLEIPTRNKNMILLSGDKVYLSSCERAIHVDTGREIWTEDDKTILMASCYTIENTTQGVEAGDCINGTLLSENFFGDQTNFTYLSHVSVTNVRLLDRNRTVAPPEQDLLIANESHLFINMEGCVNTLRDECKEFLREYGKDGTDHNARARFPCFYADSDTSKVVARFDLATTYRQFLVASILPSTLFVVSCFMLIFCQKTVEVGDDAKMRFKGCVASDFIAPGEKAASANNLGDGGGGDSVMAL, encoded by the coding sequence CCCAAGTCCAAGCCGGTCCCGCCCGAGGACCTCCTCATCCCGCCGCAAGACAACCGGATCTGCGGCACGATATGCATGTGCCAGATGACGGCGGTGCTGTCGAGCGTGGCGCTCGTCTACCTCACGGTGGCCGTGTACATCCCCACGCTGCGCGCCTTCCAGTCGGGCATCTCGGAGACGCCTGTCATGTGCACGACGACGCGCGCCTGGCACCGCGAGTCCTGCGAGTGGGGCACGTGCGGTGAGTGGTGCCTGTCGAAGAGCTCGGGCGCCTGCATCCAGATCTACGTCAACCTGCGCCGCAACGGCTCCGACCTGCTGTTCGCTAACTGCTCGCAGACAGCCAACAAGACGTGCTACGGCATCGACCAGGAGAACGCCAAGAAAAGCCGGTGCATCGCGGACGAGTGCCGCAACCTGACCGGCACCTTCAACTGCACCAACGGCGAGTGCATCAACATTACGGACGCCTTCGAGTGTGTGTTCAAGGAAGTGGGACCACCTCTCAAGTGCTCGGGGCGGCGCGGCAAAATAAACTGTATCGACATGGCCGGCCTCCAGACGTGCGTGCGCGGGACTTGTAACAAAATACTCACCCCCTACAACTGCGAAAGGCGCTGTCTCGAGATCCCGACGCGCAACAAGAACATGATCTTGCTCAGTGGCGACAAGGTGTACCTGTCCTCGTGCGAGCGGGCTATACACGTGGACACCGGCCGCGAaatttggactgaagacgacaagacCATTTTGATGGCGTCGTGCTACACGATCGAGAACACGACCCAGGGCGTGGAGGCGGGCGACTGCATCAACGGCACCCTGCTGTCGGAGAATTTCTTCGGCGACCAGACCAACTTCACGTACCTGTCGCACGTGAGCGTGACGAATGTGCGCCTTCTCGACCGCAACCGCACGGTCGCGCCGCCGGAGCAGGACCTGCTCATCGCCAACGAGTCGCACCTCTTCATCAACATGGAGGGCTGCGTGAATACGCTGCGCGACGAGTGCAAAGAGTTCTTGCGCGAATACGGCAAGGACGGCACCGACCACAACGCCCGCGCGCGCTTCCCCTGCTTCTACGCAGACAGCGACACGTCCAAGGTGGTGGCGCGCTTCGACTTGGCCACCACCTACCGACAGTTCCTCGTTGCTTCCATACTGCCGTCCACTCTCTTCGTTGTGTCCTGCTTCATGCTCATATTCTGCCAGAAGACGGTCGAAGTCGGCGACGACGCCAAGATGCGCTTCAAGGGCTGCGTCGCCTCCGACTTCATCGCGCCCGGCGAGAAGGCCGCCTCCGCCAACAACCTGGGCGATGGTGGCGGGGGAGACTCCGTCATGGCGCTCTGA